The genomic segment TTAGTAGCTACTGGTTTAGTCATAGTAGCTCCTTCAAATAATAATCTACATGTAAATAAAGAGAAACCTGCACCCAATAAATTTATAGCAATACCTGATATTGTCTGATCCGCATTGAATGTTATAGATGCAACTGCATGCAATAAAGCCATTATTCCACCTGCAATTCCTGCAGCTAAAAATCCAAGCCATGCATTTCCAGAATAATATCCTACTGCCGCACCAGTAAATGCACCTATAGTCATCATACCTTCAATTCCGATATTTACAACTCCAGAACGTTCAGAAACAACTCCTCCTAATGCTCCAAATATTAACGGTGCTGAGTACATTAGTGTAATACCTATTAATAGTGCAATACTATTTAACATTCTTTTCACCTCTCTTTAAAAGTCTGTCAGCTAAAGCAGGTACGATCTTAGTTAATGCTACGAAAAATACAATAGTACCTATCATTATATTTATTATTTCTGATGGTGCACCTATAGCAGATTGTACAGATTGACCTCCATATAATAATCCACCATATAATAATCCTCCAAATATACATCCAATAGGTGAACTTCCTGCAATTAATGCAACTGATAATCCGTTAAATCCGTTATTTTCAAAAGCAGCCATAGTTGATAACTTATGAGGTGCTGTGCCTGTAATAGCTAGTGCTCCAGCAAGACCTGATAATGCACCTGCAATTACCATTGATTGAATTATATTACGATTAACATTTATTCCAGCAAATTCTGCTGCATCTTTATTTAATCCAACTGCACGTAATTCATAACCTTTTGCCGATTTATATAATAAAATCGATATAACTACAGCCATTATAATAGCAATGATGATTCCAATATTAACATCTGTTTTTAGCAACACTTCTGATAACCATTTGTGATGAGAAAGAAATTCCATTCCAGCATCAGAAGTCTTCCAATTACCAAGTATAGTAGTAAATCCAGATTCATTAATCATATAAGTACTTGTTGAATCTGGTTGGTGAAATACATCTGTTGATACAACGAAATTAGATAAATATAATGCAATCCAATTCAGCATTATACTGGTTATAACTTCATGTATTCCGAATTTCGCCTTAAGAATTCCGACAATTCCGCCAAACACTGCTCCAGCAGCTACACCAGCTAAAATTACTAAAGGAATTTGTAATACTGCTGGCAAATTTAATTTGATTCCAACTATAGTTGATGCAATTGTACCTACTATATACTGACCTTCTGCTCCAATATTAAATAATCCTGTTTTGAAAGCAAATGCAACACTTAAACCAGTTAAAATAATAGGAGTGGCCTTAATAATTGTATTAGATATATATTTAGGTTTTGAAAAAATACCTCCAAAAAGTGCACTAAAAGCATCTATAGGATTATAGCCAGCAACACCTAGTACTATTGATGCAACAATAAATCCAAAAAATATTGCAATGAATGTTGAAGTAACTGGTTTTTTAAGAATTTTTACTACTATCTTCACTATGTTTACCTCCCGCCATTAGCAAGCCTATTGTATTTTCATCAACTTCACCTTGTTTAAAAGTACCTACAATAGTTCCTTCAGAAATTACAGCTATAGTATCAGAAACATTCATAACTTCATCAAGCTCTAATGAAATTAAAAGAACAGCTTTTCCTTTATCTCTTTCTCTTATTAATGTTTTATGAACATATTCAATTGCTCCTACATCAAGTCCACGAGTTGGCTGCACTGCAATTAATAAGTCTGGATCATTATATACTTCTCTGGCAATTATAACTTTTTGCTGATTTCCTCCTGATAGACCTCTGATAGGTAATGATTCACAGTTATCAGGCCTTATATCATACTGCTTTATAAGCTCCTTAGTATGAGCCATAATTTTATCTTTAACCAATAATCCATTCTTACAATATGGTTCACTTTTATATTTTTCTATTACCATATTTTCAGCAACACTAAAATCTAGTACAAGCCCACGTTTTTGCCTGTCTTCATGTATTGTTGAAACTTTATTTTTGATAACGTTTTCCACTGTAGTATTTTGTATCTCTACTCCATTTATTTTAATGGTACCTTTTTCGGATTTAGCAAGACAAGTTATAGCTTCAATTAATTCTTTTTGTCCATTGCCGTCAATTCCTGCAATACCAACGATTTCACCTTTACGTACTTTAAGTGATAAATCTTTAACTGCATCTAACTTTCTTTCATCTTTTACAGTTAAATTATCTATTTCAAAAACAACCTCATCTGGTTTTGCAGCTTCTTTGTCAACGATTAACTTGACTGCATGACCTACCATCATTGTTGCAAGATCTTCTCTTGTTACTTCCTTAACATTTACTGTATCTATGTATTTTCCTCTACGTATTATTGTGCAAACATCAGAAGACTCCTTTATTTCTTTTAATTTGTGTGTAATTATAATTATTGTTTTTCCATCAGCAATAAGGTTATGCATGATGCCTATTAAATCTTGAATTTCTTGTGGAGTAAGAACTGCTGTCGGCTCGTCCAATATTAATAAATCAGCTCCACGATATAAAGCTTTTAATATTTCAATACGCTGCTGCATACCTACTGAAATATCTTCAATTTTTGCATCTGGATCTACATCTAATCCATACTTTTTAACAATGTTTAATATTTCTTCTCTGGCTTTTTTCATGTCTAATATTCCACATTTTTTTGTAATTTCACTACCTAACACTATATTTTGTGTTACTGTAAAATTTTCAACTAACATAAAGTGTTGATGAACCATTCCTATTCCATTTTCAATAGCTATATTAGGATTTTTAATATTTATCTTTTCACCATTAAGATATATTTCACCTTGATCAGCTTGATACAATCCATAAAGGATATTCATAAGGGTACTTTTGCCTGCACCATTTTCTCCTAGTAGTGCATGAATTGTACCTTTTTTAATATCAAGGTTGATATTATCTAAAGCACAGAACGAGCCAAACGTTTTTGTAATCCCACGCATTTGTACTGCATATTGTTTGCTAATTTCCATACCTAATCCTCCTCTATTATATAAGGCTTTGCCGGCAAACCGTTAAGTTACCAGCAAAGCCTACCTCCACTACTGTCTTAATAGTTATTATCTACTTTAAGTTTAAATTATTATTTTTTTAAAAAATCATTGTAAGTTTGTTCATTGTAAGGTGGAACTATTGTACCATTTTTAATCTTGTCTTGAACTTCCATAGTTGCTTTATATACTGCTGGATCCATATTTTTGTTTTCAGTTGGAATTCCTACAGCATTTTCTTTTAATCCATAAGTATAAGTTTTACCACCAATTTTGTTTCCACTCATAGCTTCTTTAGAAACATTTTCAACTGCAACACTTGCAAGTTTTAATGCTGATGTTAATACATTATCAGGAGCTAAATATGCTTGATCACGGTCAACACCTATTGCAAAT from the Clostridium beijerinckii genome contains:
- a CDS encoding ABC transporter permease, which produces MKIVVKILKKPVTSTFIAIFFGFIVASIVLGVAGYNPIDAFSALFGGIFSKPKYISNTIIKATPIILTGLSVAFAFKTGLFNIGAEGQYIVGTIASTIVGIKLNLPAVLQIPLVILAGVAAGAVFGGIVGILKAKFGIHEVITSIMLNWIALYLSNFVVSTDVFHQPDSTSTYMINESGFTTILGNWKTSDAGMEFLSHHKWLSEVLLKTDVNIGIIIAIIMAVVISILLYKSAKGYELRAVGLNKDAAEFAGINVNRNIIQSMVIAGALSGLAGALAITGTAPHKLSTMAAFENNGFNGLSVALIAGSSPIGCIFGGLLYGGLLYGGQSVQSAIGAPSEIINIMIGTIVFFVALTKIVPALADRLLKRGEKNVK
- a CDS encoding ABC transporter ATP-binding protein, encoding MEISKQYAVQMRGITKTFGSFCALDNINLDIKKGTIHALLGENGAGKSTLMNILYGLYQADQGEIYLNGEKINIKNPNIAIENGIGMVHQHFMLVENFTVTQNIVLGSEITKKCGILDMKKAREEILNIVKKYGLDVDPDAKIEDISVGMQQRIEILKALYRGADLLILDEPTAVLTPQEIQDLIGIMHNLIADGKTIIIITHKLKEIKESSDVCTIIRRGKYIDTVNVKEVTREDLATMMVGHAVKLIVDKEAAKPDEVVFEIDNLTVKDERKLDAVKDLSLKVRKGEIVGIAGIDGNGQKELIEAITCLAKSEKGTIKINGVEIQNTTVENVIKNKVSTIHEDRQKRGLVLDFSVAENMVIEKYKSEPYCKNGLLVKDKIMAHTKELIKQYDIRPDNCESLPIRGLSGGNQQKVIIAREVYNDPDLLIAVQPTRGLDVGAIEYVHKTLIRERDKGKAVLLISLELDEVMNVSDTIAVISEGTIVGTFKQGEVDENTIGLLMAGGKHSEDSSKNS